A portion of the Lolium rigidum isolate FL_2022 chromosome 1, APGP_CSIRO_Lrig_0.1, whole genome shotgun sequence genome contains these proteins:
- the LOC124684077 gene encoding flavonoid 3'-monooxygenase CYP75B4-like, whose product MDIPLPLLLSTLAISATICYVFFRAGKRRRAPLPPGPRGWPVLGNLPQLGGKMHQTLHEMTKVYGPVLRLRFGSSVVVVAGSAAVAEQFLRTHDAKFSSRPPNSGGEHMAYNYQDVVFAPYGPRWRAMRKVCAVNIFSARALDDLRGFREREAALMVRSLADAAKAGALVAVGKAANVCTTNGLSRAAVGLRVFGSDGARDFKEIVLEVMEVGGVLNVGDFVPALRWLDPQGVVARLKKLHRRFDDVMNRIIAERRTGAKTTVVEEGKGDLLGLLLAMVQEDKSLTGGEEDKITDTDVKALILNLFVAGTETTSSIVEWAVAELIRHPDILNQAQEELDAVVGRDRLVSESDLPRLTFFNAIIKETFRLHPSTPLSLPRVASEECEVAGYHIPRGTELLVNVWGIARDPALWPDPLEYRPARFLPGGSHENVDLKGGDFGLIPFGAGRRICAGLSWGLRMVTVTTATLVHSFDWELPAGQMPDKLNMEEAFSLLLQRAVPLMAHPVPRLLPSAYEIA is encoded by the exons ATGGACATCCCGCTCCCACTTCTGCTCTCCACTCTGGCCATCTCTGCTACCATATGCTATGTCTTCTTCCGAGCCGGCAAGAGGCGCCGTGCGCCGCTGCCACCCGGCCCGAGGGGCTGGCCGGTGCTTGGGAACCTCCCGCAGCTGGGCGGCAAGATGCACCAGACCCTGCATGAGATGACCAAGGTGTATGGGCCCGTGCTCCGGCTCCGGTTCGGCAGctccgtggtggtggtggccgggtcAGCTGCCGTGGCCGAGCAGTTCCTCCGCACCCACGATGCAAAGTTCAGCAGCCGGCCGCCCAACTCTGGCGGCGAGCACATGGCGTACAACTACCAGGACGTGGTGTTTGCGCCCTACGGCCCCCGGTGGCGCGCCATGCGCAAGGTGTGCGCCGTCAACATCTTCTCGGCTCGTGCGCTCGATGATCTCCGCGGTTTCAGGGAACGGGAGGCCGCGCTCATGGTGCGGTCCCTCGCGGACGCTGCCAAGGCCGGGGCGCTGGTGGCGGTCGGCAAGGCGGCGAACGTGTGCACGACCAACGGCCTGTCTCGGGCGGCGGTGGGgcttcgggtgttcggaagcgatGGCGCCAGGGACTTCAAGGAGATTGTGCTGGAGGTGATGGAGGTGGGCGGGGTTCTTAACGTCGGGGACTTTGTGCCGGCCCTCCGGTGGCTCGACCCTCAGGGTGTGGTCGCGAGGCTGAAGAAGCTGCACCGCCGGTTCGACGACGTGATGAACAGGATAATCGCCGAGAGGAGGACCGGAGCCAAGACGACCGTGGTGGAGGAAGGTAAGGGGGACCTGCTGGGCTTGCTGCTTGCGATGGTGCAGGAAGACAAGTCGCTCACTGGCGGCGAGGAGGACAAGATCACCGACACTGACGTCAAGGCGCTTATACTG AACTTGTTTGTGGCGGGAACAGAGACAACGTCGAGTATAGTGGAGTGGGCAGTAGCGGAGCTGATCAGGCACCCAGACATCCTGAACCAGGCCCAGGAGGAGCTAGATGCTGTCGTGGGCCGTGACAGGCTCGTCTCGGAGTCTGACCTGCCACGACTCACGTTTTTCAATGCCATCATCAAGGAGACGTTCCGACTGCATCCGTCGACGCCGCTCTCACTTCCCCGAGTGGCCTCCGAGGAGTGTGAGGTCGCCGGCTATCACATCCCAAGGGGCACTGAGCTACTGGTCAATGTGTGGGGCATCGCCCGTGACCCAGCCCTATGGCCTGACCCGCTGGAGTACCGGCCCGCCCGGTTCCTCCCAGGAGGGTCGCATGAGAATGTCGACCTCAAGGGAGGTGATTTCGGGCTGATACCGTTTGGGGCGGGCCGGAGGATATGTGCGGGCCTAAGCTGGGGCTTGCGGATGGTCACCGTTACAACCGCTACCCTGGTGCACTCGTTTGACTGGGAGCTGCCGGCGGGCCAGATGCCGGATAAGTTGAACATGGAGGAGGCCTTTTCTCTGCTGCTGCAGCGGGCCGTGCCATTGATGGCCCACCCGGTGCCTAGGTTGCTCCCGTCAGCTTACGAAATTGCATAG
- the LOC124684078 gene encoding UPF0496 protein At1g20180-like: MEMPVGVQDGLNIDEKYAKMLRTESNMLFLSNKDETEALLQPQQDIILPMLHNMMQKIKSSEIELAMAGYFDAGLEASKICKQLLRNIKNTQSNYQSMESFLASILGCTTATSSTSLALETFPVGGNPFSTTTRSNFRQIHDKYSSVLQTIKSSHKKVSRKLKIVKTIKKLSRTCLIIACGVVAIATAAHLMFFSPLFGSALMGLCPMALKRRITRLKRSKTKSLQRLQEQLDTAAKGTYVLGRDFDTVSHLAVRLSDGIERENSMAMYCKGMVDEKFQVHEMVMELRRSCCNSRRLAEELEEHVGLCLATINRARVLVIEEISKQA; encoded by the coding sequence ATGGAAATGCCGGTGGGCGTGCAAGATGGCCTGAACATAGATGAAAAGTATGCCAAAATGCTGCGCACAGAGTCTAACATGCTCTTTTTATCTAACAAGGATGAAACTGAAGCCCTTCTTCAGCCTCAACAAGATATCATCCTTCCAATGCTTCACAATATGATGCAGAAAATAAAATCTAGTGAAATTGAGCTTGCAATGGCTGGTTACTTTGATGCCGGTCTTGAGGCCTCAAAGATCTGCAAGCAGCTACTGAGGAACATCAAGAACACCCAAAGCAACTACCAATCAATGGAAAGCTTCCTTGCAAGCATTTTGGGATGTACCACTGCCACTAGTAGTACTTCCCTTGCACTGGAAACGTTCCCTGTTGGAGGCAACCCTTTCAGCACAACCACAAGAAGCAATTTCAGACAgattcatgacaagtactcttccgTACTCCAGACCATCAAATCAAGCCACAAGAAAGTGTCAAGGAAGCTCAAGATAGTGAAAACAATCAAGAAACTTTCAAGGACTTGCCTTATCATAGCATGTGGTGTGGTTGCCATCGCCACTGCAGCACACCTGATGTTCTTTAGCCCTCTTTTTGGGTCTGCGCTCATGGGGCTCTGCCCTATGGCACTGAAGAGGAGGATCACAAGGCTGAAACGATCCAAGACAAAGTCTTTGCAGCGGTTGCAGGAGCAACTCGATACTGCCGCGAAAGGCACGTACGTTCTTGGTAGGGACTTCGACACGGTGAGCCACCTTGCAGTGCGCCTTTCTGATGGTATTGAGCGGGAGAATTCAATGGCGATGTATTGCAAGGGGATGGTGGATGAGAAGTTTCAAGTGCATGAGATGGTGATGGAGCTGAGGAGGAGTTGCTGTAACTCTAGGAGACTGGCTGAGGAGCTAGAAGAGCACGTGGGCCTGTGCCTTGCTACAATCAATAGGGCTAGAGTTTTGGTGATCGAAGAGATCTCCAAGCAAGCATGA